The DNA segment TTGCTATTTAACCGATAGCACATTGCCTTCAGAAGTAGAACAAGGTTTCTTACAAGGTGTTTTTACCGCTTGTAAACTTTATCCTGCGAATGCAACAACTAACTCAAGCCATGGTGTATCAGATATCACAAAGATTTATCCTATCTTAAGTGTGATGGAAAAAATCGGCATGCCATTGCTGATCCACGGCGAAGTAACCGCTTCAAGCATCGATATTTTTGATAGAGAAGCACGTTTCATTGATAGCGTTATGTCTCCTGTACGCAAGCAATTTCCTGAGCTAAAAATTGTTTTTGAACATATTACAACTAAAGAAGCCGCTCAGTATGTATTAGAAGGAAATGAATTTCTTGGTGCCACCATTACTCCGCAACATTTGATGTTTAACCGCAATCATATGTTGGTTGGTGGCGTTAAACCTCACCTATATTGCTTACCTATTCTTAAACGCAACGTTCATCAAGAAGCACTAAGAGAAGCGGTTGCATCAGGAAACTCTCGCTTTTTCTTAGGTACGGATTCCGCACCTCACTTACAACATCGCAAAGAATCATCTTGTGGTTGTGCTGGAGTATTTAATGCGCCAACCGCACTAGCAGCCTACGCAACCGTATTTAAAGAACTCAATGCATTACAACACTTTGAAGCCTTCTGTTCTCTAAATGGTCCTCGTTTTTATGGTTTACCCGTTAATGAAGGAACAATCACATTAACGGAAAAAACGGTTGAGGCGCCAGCACAAATCCTGTGTGGTAATGAAGCGCTTATTCCTTTCTTAGCAAATGAAAATATTCATTGGGATATCACTGTCGATTAATCCTTCCCCTTGATATTTATCTAAAATGCACCATATAACATTTGTTCGACTGTTAATGGTGCATTACTCTGTTATCAGAGCCAGCACACATTTTTTTGTTATAACAAAAATTTATCTTTTTAATCACGATAAATCTCGTATACTGAAAAGTAACCACTTTGTGTGGGAGCTTCTCTCTTAGTCAAAACCGGTTGTATGATTAGGAGGTATTATGAGTAGAAAAAATGAAGTTATTCAGACACATCCTGTTGTAGGCTGGGACATCAGTACCGTTGACATCTACGATGCCATGATGTTGCGTTTACATTATCTTCCTGAAAACGAACATCATCCAGAAAACGCAGTTGTAGATAAGACACTTTGGCTGACAACAGACATAGCTAAACAGTTGATTCATATTCTTCAAGCAGGTATTGATAAAATTGAATCATCTGAAGATTCTGTTTCGGACAACACCAAGCATTAATAAAAAGATCTAGAAAAGATAGCGAACGCAAAGCAGGAGTACTTGGTACTCCTGTTCTTTTTTTATCCCTCTACAATCCACTATCACATATTTTTTATATCAATATATAAACCCGCTCTTACTGTATGCAAATAATTAGCCATATTAATAAATCAACTTTCATTTAATTAAAATGTAATCATAACCTTTTTATTCGATATATCTTCAAAAAAAGAACATATAAGCCGAATTGACATAAAATAAGGTTATCTTTATTTTAATAAATTAAAACAGCTACAAACAAGGAAGTTATTTGTGAAAGTATTAATTATTGATGAATGTTTTTTTACTCGTAATGGTATAAAGCATTATTTTTCGAAGAGAAATGTAAGGCATGAAATAATTGACATGTCATCTATACAAGAAGCCAATAATTATATTAATCACTCAATGCCAGATATTATATTTATTGACCTCACAAGATATTGTCGAGAAATAGCACATTGCCCACATTTACAACTTTTTTTTATTTCAACAAGAAGCTGTCGGCTTTATCTTTATCTTGATGCTAACTACCCAGACAAAGAAAGACCTATCGCATTGACAAATAACTGTTTTATCCTTCCAAAAAAAATACTTCCTTGGGTGCTTGAAAAGACATCTTTATTCACTTCTCGCTGCCAAGTTTACTTTCCAACCTATAAACATTCATTATGCTCTATTTTTAGCTCACAAGAACAAAAAATTATTAATTATTGGATGAATGAAATACCTAATCATCAAATTGCTAAAAAACTCTCTATTAGTAGTAGCACAGTCTATTCTCACAAAAGGCATATTACCGAAAAAATTAATGTGAAAAATCGAATTGAATTATTTTTCATATATAATATTTTAAAATATATATATGAGAAATAATCCCATTAAGTCCTAATAAAAAATAAATAGCAGAAAAAAAGGGAGCCAATTCACATTATTACTCCCTGTAAATGAGGTGGCTAATATGCGTGTTGGCCACCTTAAATTTATTGAAATATTATGTATGTAGGGTACATGTAATATTAAAATAATTAAACTGATCTAGTTCTATCTTACAAAAGATAAAGTAAAACTGATT comes from the Proteus appendicitidis genome and includes:
- the pyrC gene encoding dihydroorotase; its protein translation is MTTAQPITLTIRRPDDWHVHFRDDDMLKTVVPYTSRYFGRAIVMPNLVPPVTTIEAARTYRDRIKAAIPAGDNFEPLMTCYLTDSTLPSEVEQGFLQGVFTACKLYPANATTNSSHGVSDITKIYPILSVMEKIGMPLLIHGEVTASSIDIFDREARFIDSVMSPVRKQFPELKIVFEHITTKEAAQYVLEGNEFLGATITPQHLMFNRNHMLVGGVKPHLYCLPILKRNVHQEALREAVASGNSRFFLGTDSAPHLQHRKESSCGCAGVFNAPTALAAYATVFKELNALQHFEAFCSLNGPRFYGLPVNEGTITLTEKTVEAPAQILCGNEALIPFLANENIHWDITVD
- the bssS gene encoding biofilm formation regulator BssS, which produces MSRKNEVIQTHPVVGWDISTVDIYDAMMLRLHYLPENEHHPENAVVDKTLWLTTDIAKQLIHILQAGIDKIESSEDSVSDNTKH
- a CDS encoding response regulator transcription factor — its product is MKVLIIDECFFTRNGIKHYFSKRNVRHEIIDMSSIQEANNYINHSMPDIIFIDLTRYCREIAHCPHLQLFFISTRSCRLYLYLDANYPDKERPIALTNNCFILPKKILPWVLEKTSLFTSRCQVYFPTYKHSLCSIFSSQEQKIINYWMNEIPNHQIAKKLSISSSTVYSHKRHITEKINVKNRIELFFIYNILKYIYEK